The following coding sequences are from one Arthrobacter sp. PvP023 window:
- a CDS encoding zinc-ribbon domain-containing protein — MLLLFGLKTVLRALPGRHSACRYCGQYVEQHLEERASKFTVFFVPIFTMSRTYRIMCSNCGQRSALSKKGMKALPR, encoded by the coding sequence ATGCTTCTACTGTTCGGCCTCAAGACCGTCCTGCGGGCACTGCCCGGCAGGCACTCAGCGTGCCGCTATTGCGGCCAGTACGTGGAGCAGCACCTCGAGGAACGGGCCTCCAAATTCACGGTGTTCTTCGTTCCGATCTTCACCATGTCCCGCACGTACCGCATCATGTGCTCCAACTGCGGCCAGCGATCGGCGCTCTCGAAGAAGGGGATGAAGGCGCTGCCGCGATAG
- a CDS encoding CAP domain-containing protein, giving the protein MTSLVLVPGIVAPAYAAPAALAETAKPALESDPYRAEKTELFNRINDYRIENGVEPLTSNPAIATVAQNWSTKTADAGGFKHNPDFASQIPSGWSAAGENIAADDSPEAIFLGWVSSEGHRLNMLDSRFTEIGIGYAYQGNPKGEYPGTYYATTNFAAYPLTVTAAPPIFAAANYTIPDVQGIQYTANGEVKAAGMYPGTGTVTVTARAKPGYVLAAGSTAEWTATLKTEPHAVTPAAVTFSDQEGSAEDTFTVPATEGVEYLVGGKVVAAGTHPGAGTVTVTARAKTDYRLASGAVSEWTTTFKTAPIHTATPIDAKYDSIGGAATLGLPKGPEVGNGRDKGAYRDYERGTIYWSEATGAHVNTGGIRSVYASQGWETGFLGYPTTDEVRGLRDGGAYQSFQGGTIYWSPSTGAHINTGGIRAVYASQGWENGFLGYPTTGEIRGLRNGGVYQSFQGGTIYWSPTTGARINTGAIRGAYASQGWENGYLGYPTTDEVRGLRNGGAYQSFQGGTVYWSPGTGAQINRGAIRTAYASQGWENGWLGYPVTGEYPSGGGTAQDFQGGRISWTPGGGAVATRR; this is encoded by the coding sequence TTGACATCTTTGGTTCTGGTGCCCGGAATAGTCGCTCCGGCGTACGCTGCGCCGGCAGCGCTGGCTGAAACAGCAAAGCCCGCCCTGGAATCGGACCCTTACCGGGCCGAGAAGACCGAGCTGTTCAACCGGATCAACGATTACCGGATAGAGAACGGGGTTGAACCCCTCACGTCGAACCCGGCCATCGCTACCGTCGCGCAGAATTGGTCGACCAAGACTGCTGATGCGGGAGGATTCAAGCACAACCCCGACTTTGCGAGCCAAATTCCTTCCGGGTGGTCTGCCGCCGGAGAGAACATCGCGGCTGATGACAGCCCGGAAGCAATCTTCCTGGGCTGGGTTTCTTCCGAAGGCCACCGGCTAAACATGCTTGATTCCAGGTTTACCGAAATCGGCATCGGTTACGCCTACCAGGGGAACCCCAAAGGCGAGTATCCCGGAACGTATTATGCAACGACAAATTTTGCTGCATACCCGCTGACCGTAACTGCCGCGCCGCCCATTTTCGCCGCGGCCAATTACACCATCCCTGACGTTCAGGGCATTCAGTACACGGCCAACGGTGAGGTCAAGGCCGCGGGGATGTACCCCGGCACCGGTACGGTCACGGTGACCGCCCGTGCAAAGCCCGGCTACGTATTGGCTGCAGGCTCTACTGCCGAATGGACGGCGACACTAAAGACAGAGCCGCACGCGGTCACGCCGGCAGCTGTCACATTTAGCGACCAGGAAGGTTCCGCAGAGGACACGTTCACGGTTCCCGCTACCGAAGGCGTGGAGTACCTGGTAGGTGGCAAAGTGGTTGCCGCCGGAACCCACCCGGGCGCCGGGACGGTCACCGTGACGGCGAGGGCGAAGACTGACTATCGCCTGGCCTCTGGTGCGGTGTCGGAATGGACCACGACCTTCAAAACCGCCCCCATCCACACTGCCACCCCCATCGACGCTAAGTACGATTCGATCGGCGGAGCTGCAACGCTTGGCCTGCCCAAAGGCCCCGAGGTGGGCAACGGCCGCGACAAGGGTGCGTACCGCGACTATGAGCGCGGCACCATCTACTGGTCAGAGGCCACCGGCGCACACGTCAACACAGGCGGCATCCGCTCCGTCTACGCGTCGCAGGGGTGGGAGACCGGCTTCCTCGGCTACCCCACCACCGATGAGGTGCGCGGACTGCGCGACGGCGGGGCGTACCAGTCGTTCCAGGGCGGCACCATCTACTGGTCCCCATCGACCGGTGCCCACATCAACACTGGCGGCATTCGCGCCGTGTACGCGTCGCAGGGGTGGGAGAACGGGTTCCTGGGCTACCCGACCACCGGCGAAATCCGCGGATTGCGCAACGGAGGCGTGTACCAGTCCTTCCAGGGCGGCACCATCTACTGGTCCCCAACCACCGGGGCCCGCATCAACACGGGAGCAATCCGCGGAGCCTATGCTTCGCAGGGCTGGGAGAACGGCTACCTCGGCTACCCGACTACGGACGAGGTCCGGGGGCTCCGTAACGGCGGGGCCTACCAGTCCTTCCAGGGCGGCACCGTTTACTGGTCCCCGGGCACCGGAGCGCAGATTAACCGCGGCGCCATCCGGACGGCGTACGCCTCGCAGGGCTGGGAGAACGGCTGGCTGGGTTATCCCGTGACCGGCGAGTACCCATCCGGCGGAGGCACCGCCCAGGACTTCCAGGGCGGCCGCATCTCGTGGACGCCCGGCGGAGGCGCCGTAGCCACCCGCCGCTAG
- a CDS encoding S8 family serine peptidase gives MLHSLRTRLISRLLIPAVAALLCGTAVPIPATASDSAALPAAPDAGRPAGLGSATDQFIVKFKAQAAAGSVLRTESYRNVAGDAGVNLSDIRGTAGGARVLRAERVLDAGQTAKALAALTADPAVEHAEPDTRMYPAAAPNDPLYPEQWSLWDSAGAMRLAGAWTASKGAGVVVAVVDTGITSHSDLNANVLPGYDMMSDPAYSRDGDGRDANPRDEGDWTAAGMCGDGAPASRSSWHGTQVAGIIAATTNNGKGIAGVAPEAKVLPVRALGPCGGYLSDITDGIIWAAGGSIAGLPSNPTPARVINLSLGALQPCSAALQDAVDFAYNTGAAVVAASGNQNTPAASSSPSNCQNVISVAAVARTGLLAPYSNYGSVVDVAAPGGDMTQTTADGIAVAFNTGAQAAGAEGYAVSEGTSVAAPHASGLAALLMSRLGDMATPANVEARMKATSRKYAWACITKTCGSGVVDATAALSFQTDRTISGSTPGVGGQAVVGSYLTAVVRNWTPGDVEFSYQWRRNGTAVPGAQAGSYHLQPADIGAVLSVTVTGSRFFGTSVSFTSAPTSPVADPIEVKYQAAGGAAALGLPKGPLVGNGRDQGAYRDYERGTIYWSTTTGAHVNTGAIRAVYASRGWENGFLGYPTTDEVGGLRDGGVYQSFQGGTIYWSPGTGAHVNTGAIRTAYASQGWENGFLGYPTTDEVRGLRDGGVYQSFQDGTIYWSPATGAHINAGGIRAVYASQGWENGFLGYPTTDEVRGLRDGGVYQSFQGGTIYWSPATGAQINRGAIRTAYAAQGWENGWLGYPVTGEYPYAGGTAQDFQGGRISWTAGSGAVAARR, from the coding sequence ATGTTGCACTCTCTGCGCACCCGGCTCATTTCCCGCCTCCTGATTCCCGCTGTCGCAGCACTGCTGTGCGGCACGGCTGTCCCGATTCCAGCCACCGCCAGCGACAGCGCGGCGCTTCCTGCGGCCCCGGACGCCGGACGCCCGGCGGGCCTTGGCTCCGCCACGGACCAGTTCATCGTTAAGTTCAAGGCCCAAGCCGCAGCCGGTTCCGTGCTGCGGACCGAGTCCTACCGCAACGTGGCCGGCGACGCCGGCGTCAACCTGAGCGATATCCGCGGAACGGCGGGCGGCGCCCGCGTCCTGCGGGCTGAACGCGTGCTGGATGCCGGCCAAACCGCGAAGGCGCTGGCCGCGCTGACGGCGGACCCCGCCGTCGAGCACGCAGAGCCGGACACCAGGATGTACCCCGCCGCCGCCCCGAACGATCCCCTCTACCCGGAGCAGTGGTCGCTCTGGGATTCCGCCGGAGCGATGCGGCTGGCCGGTGCCTGGACCGCCAGCAAGGGCGCCGGCGTGGTGGTGGCTGTGGTCGACACCGGGATCACCAGCCACTCGGACCTGAACGCCAACGTGCTGCCCGGATACGACATGATGTCCGATCCCGCCTATTCCCGTGACGGTGACGGCCGCGACGCCAACCCCCGTGATGAGGGTGACTGGACCGCCGCCGGGATGTGCGGGGACGGCGCCCCGGCCAGCAGGTCCTCCTGGCACGGGACACAGGTGGCGGGCATCATCGCTGCCACGACCAACAACGGCAAAGGCATCGCCGGAGTGGCGCCCGAGGCGAAGGTCCTGCCGGTCCGGGCCCTGGGCCCGTGCGGCGGCTACCTGTCCGACATCACGGACGGCATCATCTGGGCCGCGGGCGGAAGCATCGCCGGACTGCCCTCGAATCCCACCCCGGCCCGCGTGATCAACCTGAGCCTCGGGGCACTCCAGCCGTGCTCCGCCGCGTTGCAGGATGCAGTGGACTTCGCATACAACACCGGGGCGGCAGTGGTGGCGGCATCGGGAAACCAGAACACGCCAGCCGCCTCGTCAAGCCCTTCCAACTGCCAGAACGTGATCTCCGTCGCCGCCGTTGCCCGAACCGGCCTCCTGGCGCCATACTCCAACTACGGATCCGTGGTAGACGTCGCGGCGCCGGGCGGTGACATGACGCAGACGACGGCGGACGGAATCGCGGTGGCGTTCAACACAGGCGCCCAGGCGGCCGGGGCCGAGGGATATGCCGTCTCCGAAGGAACCTCCGTGGCCGCCCCGCACGCCTCCGGACTTGCCGCGCTGCTGATGTCCCGGCTGGGGGACATGGCCACCCCCGCCAACGTGGAAGCACGGATGAAGGCTACGTCCCGGAAGTACGCCTGGGCCTGCATCACCAAGACCTGCGGAAGCGGCGTGGTAGACGCAACGGCAGCGCTCAGCTTCCAGACCGACCGGACCATCAGCGGGAGCACCCCGGGAGTAGGCGGCCAGGCCGTCGTCGGAAGCTATCTGACCGCCGTCGTCCGGAACTGGACCCCCGGCGACGTCGAATTTTCCTACCAGTGGCGCCGGAACGGCACCGCCGTCCCCGGAGCGCAGGCCGGGAGTTACCATCTGCAACCGGCCGACATCGGGGCGGTGCTGTCCGTAACGGTGACCGGAAGCCGGTTCTTCGGGACGAGCGTCTCCTTCACCTCGGCGCCCACCTCTCCGGTGGCGGATCCCATCGAAGTGAAGTACCAGGCCGCCGGAGGGGCCGCAGCACTCGGCCTGCCCAAGGGACCCCTCGTGGGCAACGGCCGCGACCAGGGCGCATACCGTGACTATGAGCGCGGAACCATCTACTGGTCCACCACTACCGGTGCCCATGTGAACACGGGAGCCATCCGTGCCGTTTACGCGTCGCGGGGGTGGGAGAACGGCTTCCTGGGGTACCCCACCACCGATGAGGTGGGCGGACTGCGCGACGGCGGGGTGTACCAGTCGTTCCAGGGCGGCACCATTTATTGGTCCCCGGGTACCGGCGCGCACGTCAACACGGGAGCCATCCGGACCGCCTACGCGTCGCAGGGGTGGGAGAACGGGTTCCTGGGGTACCCCACCACCGATGAGGTGCGCGGACTGCGCGACGGCGGGGTGTACCAGTCGTTCCAGGACGGCACCATTTATTGGTCGCCGGCCACCGGTGCGCATATCAACGCCGGTGGCATCCGTGCCGTCTACGCGTCCCAGGGGTGGGAGAACGGCTTCCTGGGGTACCCCACCACCGATGAGGTGCGCGGACTGCGCGACGGCGGGGTGTACCAGTCGTTCCAGGGCGGCACCATCTACTGGTCCCCGGCCACCGGTGCGCAGATCAACCGCGGCGCCATCCGTACCGCCTATGCAGCGCAGGGCTGGGAGAACGGGTGGCTGGGCTATCCGGTGACCGGCGAATATCCCTACGCCGGCGGCACCGCCCAGGACTTCCAGGGTGGCCGCATCTCCTGGACGGCGGGAAGCGGGGCGGTGGCCGCGCGCCGATAA
- a CDS encoding SGNH/GDSL hydrolase family protein, whose protein sequence is MKTRGGRSSIRRNEWFAYGGLGLLAVAAFWVAAIALAPRPVPEALAPTGTVSAASMTATAAATSPSPSPTTTTVPAITVPDNPSVLIMGDSYTASWGAAAETDGWAHVVGSLMNVTPLIDGIPGTGFAWGGGANGDDGNQFSARLQLIAAERQYTPDVLILQGGQNDALLGDDAAVTKAVTSTVTQAKELWPGIQIVIMGPTAPEPLAATLKKTNAAVSAGARTAGVPFIDAYGEQWFTPENSVTFNTDGAHVNSAGHNLIAERFYSHWSELTT, encoded by the coding sequence ATGAAGACTCGCGGGGGACGGTCCTCGATCCGCAGGAATGAGTGGTTCGCTTACGGCGGCCTGGGGCTTCTGGCTGTAGCGGCGTTCTGGGTGGCAGCCATAGCCCTGGCGCCGCGGCCGGTCCCGGAGGCCCTGGCCCCCACAGGCACCGTCTCCGCCGCCAGTATGACGGCGACGGCGGCGGCGACTTCGCCGTCTCCGTCGCCAACCACGACTACAGTCCCCGCCATCACCGTCCCGGACAACCCCAGCGTCCTGATCATGGGCGACTCCTACACCGCCAGCTGGGGTGCGGCGGCAGAGACCGACGGCTGGGCGCACGTGGTGGGATCGCTGATGAACGTGACACCGCTGATTGACGGGATTCCAGGCACGGGCTTCGCCTGGGGCGGCGGAGCCAACGGCGACGACGGGAACCAGTTCTCCGCCAGGCTCCAACTGATCGCAGCCGAGCGCCAATACACGCCCGATGTCCTGATCCTGCAAGGCGGACAGAACGACGCACTGCTCGGGGACGACGCCGCGGTCACCAAAGCGGTCACAAGCACGGTGACCCAGGCCAAGGAGCTGTGGCCCGGAATCCAGATTGTCATCATGGGTCCGACCGCCCCCGAGCCGCTGGCCGCCACCCTCAAGAAGACCAATGCCGCCGTCAGTGCCGGAGCACGTACTGCGGGCGTCCCCTTCATCGACGCATACGGCGAGCAGTGGTTTACCCCGGAGAACAGCGTCACCTTCAACACGGACGGCGCGCACGTCAATTCTGCCGGCCATAACCTGATCGCGGAGCGGTTCTACAGCCACTGGAGCGAGCTGACCACGTAA
- a CDS encoding MBL fold metallo-hydrolase, whose translation MSRWMEVGQGNHVLTTEGSKLNTGLIIGAERAMVIDTGGGPRQGREILAAVREKTQLPLVVVNTHAHYDHFFGNAVFASDGVTEFYAHENCAREIEENGDRQRRMVAALEPEMAAGEGADAELVVPNAIVKDQPVLVDLGGQTVTLFYLGRGHTDGDLLVGTSTTLYAGDLVEQGSHPSFEDSFPEEWADALRHLSALRHRYEFLIPGHGEPCSDQFVKTMANTMSTAVRQAIQSIRDTPSDATKAIPVLPYGPEQSRWFIKRLQETRAHH comes from the coding sequence ATGTCGCGATGGATGGAGGTTGGCCAGGGCAACCATGTGCTGACCACCGAAGGCTCGAAGCTCAATACCGGACTCATAATCGGCGCCGAACGCGCCATGGTGATCGACACCGGCGGAGGACCCCGGCAGGGCCGGGAAATCCTGGCCGCAGTGCGCGAAAAGACCCAGCTGCCGCTGGTGGTGGTGAACACCCACGCCCACTACGACCACTTCTTCGGCAACGCCGTCTTCGCTTCCGACGGCGTCACGGAGTTCTACGCCCACGAGAACTGCGCACGTGAGATTGAGGAAAATGGGGACCGGCAGCGCCGCATGGTCGCCGCCCTGGAACCCGAAATGGCCGCAGGCGAAGGCGCCGACGCCGAACTGGTGGTACCCAACGCCATCGTGAAGGACCAGCCCGTCCTGGTGGACCTCGGCGGCCAGACCGTCACGCTCTTTTACCTGGGCCGCGGCCACACGGACGGCGACCTGCTGGTGGGTACCTCCACCACTCTCTACGCCGGCGACCTCGTGGAGCAGGGCTCGCACCCTTCCTTTGAGGATTCCTTCCCGGAGGAATGGGCCGACGCCCTGCGGCACCTCTCCGCCCTGCGGCACCGCTACGAATTCCTCATCCCGGGCCACGGCGAACCCTGCAGCGACCAGTTCGTGAAGACCATGGCCAACACCATGTCCACCGCCGTCCGCCAGGCCATCCAGTCCATCCGAGACACCCCCAGCGACGCCACCAAGGCCATCCCGGTGCTTCCCTACGGGCCGGAGCAGTCCCGCTGGTTCATCAAGCGGCTGCAGGAGACGCGGGCACACCATTAG
- a CDS encoding carboxypeptidase-like regulatory domain-containing protein, with product MHGRRTTSSPEALKGPRRELVLLKRLFGRSAAAGVAMILVALLGASAASAYWPASGTGSTTAAVATLARPTNVTVPSSSNSNVAVSWTASIGPTVPTGYFVTRVTGTTAVAACGSSTAAPVTGTSCTDPSVPEGTHRYVVTAVHRSWTAVSATSGNVTVSSINDLRFGIQPAASVIAGSALPAFTVELRTAFGLPFWKSDVPVTIGVASNPSGGTLSGTVTASTNGWGEVTFSGLTITRAGTYTLIATSPGYAGMVSSPFTVTAAAATQLSITGPSSGTASTTAIIGPFVVQRRDAYANPVTAGSTTMSLASNSTGTKVFAATAGGASITTVTIPAGSASASFFYGDRMAGSWNLTPSATGLSAAPKPVTITPAAASKLKFVQQPAFAGQGQNLSPVVVHIVDAFDNLTASTGRVVISKVTNPGSLSGNPLYADAIGGAATFNNLSVSGNVRDCILRVTSEGLTADSEPFSVR from the coding sequence ATGCACGGCAGGCGCACCACCAGCTCCCCCGAAGCCCTTAAGGGCCCCCGGCGGGAGCTGGTGCTGCTTAAGCGGCTGTTCGGCCGCAGCGCGGCGGCAGGTGTCGCCATGATTTTGGTGGCACTCCTGGGCGCCTCGGCAGCTTCCGCATACTGGCCGGCTTCCGGGACGGGAAGCACGACGGCGGCAGTTGCCACCCTGGCACGGCCCACCAACGTGACGGTCCCCTCAAGCAGCAACTCCAACGTTGCGGTCAGTTGGACAGCATCCATCGGCCCCACTGTTCCCACGGGATATTTCGTCACCCGGGTCACGGGCACCACGGCAGTTGCTGCCTGCGGTAGCAGCACGGCAGCGCCGGTTACAGGTACGTCCTGCACGGATCCCTCAGTGCCTGAAGGCACCCACAGGTACGTGGTAACTGCGGTTCACCGCTCCTGGACTGCCGTCAGCGCAACCAGCGGGAACGTCACAGTGTCCAGCATCAATGACCTTCGCTTCGGCATCCAGCCTGCGGCGTCGGTAATTGCAGGTAGCGCCTTGCCGGCATTCACCGTGGAACTAAGGACCGCCTTCGGGCTGCCTTTCTGGAAATCCGATGTCCCTGTGACCATCGGCGTGGCAAGCAATCCCAGCGGCGGCACGCTGTCGGGAACCGTAACGGCCTCCACCAACGGCTGGGGTGAGGTCACGTTCAGCGGACTAACCATCACCAGGGCCGGCACTTACACCCTGATTGCGACCAGCCCGGGATACGCCGGAATGGTGAGCTCACCGTTCACCGTCACGGCAGCGGCCGCCACGCAGCTTTCGATCACGGGACCTTCTTCAGGCACCGCCTCCACCACCGCCATCATCGGGCCATTTGTCGTGCAGCGCCGTGACGCATACGCGAATCCCGTGACAGCGGGCAGCACCACAATGTCGCTCGCGTCGAACTCCACGGGCACCAAGGTGTTCGCCGCGACCGCCGGCGGCGCAAGCATCACCACTGTGACCATCCCGGCAGGGTCCGCGTCGGCGTCGTTCTTCTATGGTGACCGGATGGCTGGCTCGTGGAATCTGACGCCCTCCGCAACGGGTCTGTCCGCTGCTCCAAAGCCCGTCACCATCACCCCGGCTGCAGCGAGCAAACTAAAGTTCGTCCAACAGCCGGCCTTCGCCGGCCAAGGACAGAACCTCTCTCCGGTAGTGGTACACATCGTCGATGCCTTCGATAACCTCACCGCCAGCACCGGACGCGTGGTGATATCAAAGGTGACCAACCCTGGCAGTCTGTCCGGGAACCCTTTGTACGCCGACGCAATCGGTGGTGCTGCCACCTTCAACAACCTGTCCGTCTCGGGCAACGTGCGGGACTGCATCCTGAGGGTTACCAGCGAGGGGCTTACGGCAGACAGCGAGCCCTTCAGCGTGCGGTAA
- a CDS encoding MarR family winged helix-turn-helix transcriptional regulator, with product MPPAAVSRKAGNTHMALAQQNRPAGWSTHRLLSTAARLDERRINRQLVGLGLTKSSFDALDCVEELGPATQNCLADELGITAQSLGKILDRLKDLGLLTKERGAGDGRSRSVRLTPRGRSVLRTAEELVRGLPRPERDVEVDLRRHLEQHIAHLTDSQQARAEAQT from the coding sequence GTGCCCCCAGCCGCGGTCTCCCGGAAGGCAGGCAACACGCACATGGCTTTGGCCCAGCAGAACAGACCGGCAGGATGGTCCACCCACCGCTTATTGTCGACGGCGGCGCGGCTGGACGAGCGCAGAATCAACCGGCAGCTTGTTGGCCTGGGCCTCACGAAGTCGTCCTTCGACGCTCTTGATTGCGTGGAGGAGCTGGGCCCCGCCACCCAGAACTGCCTGGCAGACGAGCTCGGAATAACCGCTCAAAGCCTGGGGAAGATCCTGGACCGGCTGAAGGACCTGGGCCTCCTCACCAAGGAACGCGGCGCGGGTGACGGCAGGAGCCGGAGCGTCAGGCTGACGCCCCGGGGGCGGTCCGTGCTGCGGACTGCCGAAGAGCTGGTGCGTGGACTCCCCCGCCCCGAGCGCGACGTCGAGGTGGACCTGCGCCGGCACCTTGAGCAGCACATCGCGCACCTTACGGATTCCCAGCAGGCCCGGGCCGAAGCCCAAACCTAG
- the glmS gene encoding glutamine--fructose-6-phosphate transaminase (isomerizing), with protein sequence MCGIVGYVGHSSGRVNVGHSALDVVLEGLRRLEYRGYDSAGVAVVSDGTISSRKKSGKLSNLLAELEAKPLPDSVTGIGHTRWATHGGPTDQNAHPHLSDGGKLALIHNGIIENYAELKLELLEKGTVFASETDTEVAAALLGDIFRNQLNGEASKGGLTKAMQLACQRLEGAFTLLAVHADQPDVVVAARRNSPLVVGLGEGENFLGSDVSGFIDYTRRAVELGQDQIVTITADTVEITDFYGAPAHGKEYHVDWDPASAEKGGYPSFMEKEIHDQPDAVANTLLGRSDLDGKLTLDEMRIDPEHLKKINKIIVLACGTSAYAGQVAKYAIEHWCRIPTEVELSHEFRYRDPIVDENTLIVSISQSGETMDTLMAVRYAKEQGAKTLSICNTNGSTIPRESDAVLYTHAGPEIAVASTKAFLAQITAAYLLGLYLAQLRGNKFQGEGEIKDILADLGKVPAKIQQVLDHADEIKELARSMSGAKSVLFLGRHVGFPVAMEGALKLKELAYIHAEGFAAGELKHGPIALIEEGQPVFVVVPSPRGRNSLHAKVVSNIQEVRARGAKTIVIAEECDEAVKAYAEHVFYIPETPTLLAPLLAAVPLQIFALELATAKGYDVDQPRNLAKSVTVE encoded by the coding sequence ATGTGTGGAATCGTAGGATACGTAGGTCATTCGTCAGGCCGGGTAAATGTTGGCCATAGCGCGTTGGACGTTGTCCTTGAGGGACTCCGCCGTCTGGAGTACCGGGGATATGACTCGGCGGGTGTTGCCGTGGTGTCGGACGGGACGATTTCGTCCCGCAAGAAGTCCGGAAAACTGAGCAACCTGCTCGCGGAACTGGAAGCGAAGCCGCTGCCGGATTCCGTGACCGGGATCGGGCACACCCGCTGGGCCACGCACGGCGGGCCCACGGACCAGAATGCGCACCCGCACCTGTCCGACGGCGGCAAGCTGGCCCTGATTCACAACGGCATCATTGAAAACTACGCCGAGCTCAAGCTGGAGCTCCTGGAGAAGGGCACTGTGTTCGCGTCCGAGACGGACACCGAGGTGGCCGCGGCGCTGCTGGGCGACATTTTCCGGAACCAGCTGAACGGCGAGGCTTCCAAGGGCGGGCTGACCAAGGCCATGCAGCTTGCCTGCCAGCGCCTTGAAGGCGCGTTCACGCTGCTGGCCGTGCACGCTGACCAGCCCGACGTCGTTGTCGCCGCCCGGCGCAACTCCCCGCTCGTGGTGGGCCTGGGGGAAGGCGAGAACTTCCTCGGCTCGGACGTGTCCGGCTTCATCGATTACACCCGCCGGGCCGTGGAGCTGGGCCAGGACCAGATCGTGACCATCACCGCGGACACCGTGGAGATCACCGACTTTTACGGGGCCCCGGCCCACGGCAAGGAATACCACGTTGACTGGGACCCGGCCTCGGCCGAGAAGGGCGGCTACCCGTCCTTCATGGAGAAGGAAATCCACGACCAGCCCGACGCCGTGGCCAACACCCTGCTGGGCCGCTCGGACCTTGACGGCAAGCTGACCCTCGATGAAATGCGCATCGACCCGGAGCACCTGAAGAAGATCAACAAGATCATCGTGCTCGCCTGCGGCACCTCCGCGTACGCCGGCCAGGTGGCCAAGTACGCCATCGAACACTGGTGCCGCATCCCCACCGAGGTGGAGCTCTCCCACGAGTTCCGCTACCGCGATCCGATCGTGGACGAGAACACGCTGATTGTGTCCATCTCGCAGTCCGGCGAGACCATGGATACCCTGATGGCCGTCCGCTACGCCAAGGAACAGGGCGCCAAGACCCTCTCCATCTGCAACACCAACGGCTCCACTATCCCGCGCGAATCGGACGCCGTGCTGTACACGCACGCCGGCCCGGAGATCGCCGTCGCGTCCACCAAGGCCTTCCTGGCGCAGATCACCGCCGCCTACCTGCTGGGCCTTTATTTGGCACAGCTGCGCGGCAACAAGTTCCAGGGTGAGGGCGAGATCAAGGACATCCTGGCCGACCTGGGCAAGGTCCCGGCGAAGATCCAGCAGGTCCTGGACCACGCGGACGAGATCAAGGAGCTGGCCCGGTCCATGTCCGGGGCCAAGTCGGTGCTGTTCCTGGGCCGCCACGTCGGGTTCCCGGTGGCCATGGAAGGCGCGCTCAAGCTCAAGGAACTTGCGTACATCCACGCCGAGGGCTTTGCCGCCGGCGAGCTGAAGCACGGCCCGATCGCGCTGATCGAGGAAGGCCAGCCGGTATTCGTGGTGGTCCCGTCCCCGCGCGGGCGAAACTCGCTGCACGCCAAGGTGGTCTCCAACATCCAGGAGGTCCGGGCCCGCGGTGCGAAAACCATCGTCATCGCCGAGGAATGCGACGAAGCGGTCAAGGCCTACGCCGAGCACGTCTTCTACATCCCGGAGACGCCCACGCTCCTCGCGCCCCTGCTGGCAGCCGTTCCGCTGCAGATCTTCGCCCTCGAACTCGCCACCGCCAAGGGATACGACGTGGACCAGCCACGCAACCTGGCCAAGAGCGTCACGGTGGAGTGA
- a CDS encoding Ig-like domain-containing protein, whose product MTPHLRRSVTLAAGLATVLFTGCAGAGPGSGPEPSASGQAAQSRDSLVLVGDLPSPVSAGEDFAPLSVELRDANGKEIAGVTVTFTVKSGDAAFPATLVTDVSDDLGVATAAGLKAGAATGTVEVAVAAAEKSTTIKLEVK is encoded by the coding sequence GTGACGCCTCACCTTCGACGGTCGGTCACTCTGGCCGCAGGCTTGGCGACCGTCCTGTTCACTGGGTGCGCGGGGGCGGGTCCGGGATCCGGTCCGGAGCCTTCTGCCTCCGGACAGGCTGCCCAATCCAGGGACAGCCTCGTCCTCGTTGGTGACCTGCCTTCACCGGTTTCCGCGGGGGAGGACTTCGCGCCGCTGAGTGTGGAGCTCCGGGACGCCAACGGAAAGGAAATCGCCGGAGTGACGGTGACGTTTACCGTCAAGAGTGGTGACGCTGCTTTCCCCGCCACTCTTGTTACGGATGTATCTGACGACCTGGGTGTTGCAACGGCCGCCGGACTCAAGGCAGGGGCTGCAACGGGAACGGTCGAGGTGGCGGTGGCTGCCGCTGAAAAGTCCACGACCATAAAGCTTGAGGTCAAGTAA